The following coding sequences are from one Cyanobium sp. AMD-g window:
- a CDS encoding mechanosensitive ion channel family protein, whose translation MPRPIRLLLAFLTACLLPLMGLSTAALSAAQVPPPSSTGLNAIVPLESQPFHGQLLELKQQWTDAPLNQVVGDSPRATLLNFYVVMAQVSRDIARIEAKAAATPGWFWSSAVNQELELINGYFEEAVKALDVSEIPQSIRADFADEYALKLKVILDYVFTHSRKPFEIPDAAGMKALNEGRVNPSASWTIPGTSITLTDEGTEGGRDRGYLFSAFTVAQIPSLYEEIKNQRAPSAGESSLLTPAIYDAFSLRPGHILPPKWYLSIPAGFRQTVLESHLWDQTLFQIVLGLLTLAAFAFVQFRLVLALLATYRMTERAASKAPTPMQIWQVDNIAWHRVLLAGVALPMIRLVELLLDHYVNVTGLPLQVLMYLLYTVYFCWAGLFSFFLMEALGRSLAEWITILRGRRNPLQLSRVSNLVMPVCRVLGAIFGVSLMYRLLILLGLPGSTVLAFSAVPGLAIGLGASKLLGNLFAGLSIQTDRPLRVGEFCRIGSNLGYVTKIGLRSLELQTHESRITIPNSVVDEETIVNYSLRSDQSPDLVLHVFELHLPLPADLTPDQLDDLVHYGRLYLPELPGLSVAQVFLDQAPGDGELLLRCCGQIQAPNWTDYLTLRELVLLRLRQILDQVIRSRMVIGVAYDTTAEQLQRIPGLIAGLFDREPLATFRACRLMAINDFSYDFTYDYRSSQPNYAAFKDEIARLNRSLLALFAAEGIEIPYPTQAEIQLNG comes from the coding sequence GTGCCCCGTCCGATCCGTCTGCTGCTGGCCTTCCTGACCGCCTGTCTGCTGCCGCTGATGGGCCTGTCAACGGCGGCGCTGTCCGCTGCTCAGGTGCCTCCGCCGTCCTCCACGGGCCTCAACGCCATCGTGCCCCTGGAGAGCCAACCTTTCCATGGCCAGCTGCTGGAGCTGAAGCAGCAATGGACCGATGCCCCCCTCAACCAGGTGGTGGGGGACAGCCCGCGGGCGACCCTGCTCAATTTCTACGTGGTGATGGCCCAGGTGAGCCGCGACATCGCCCGGATCGAGGCCAAGGCTGCGGCGACACCCGGTTGGTTCTGGTCCAGCGCAGTGAACCAAGAGCTGGAGTTGATCAATGGCTACTTCGAGGAGGCGGTGAAGGCCCTCGATGTGTCAGAGATCCCCCAGAGCATCCGGGCGGATTTCGCCGATGAATATGCCCTCAAGCTCAAGGTGATTCTCGATTACGTCTTCACCCACAGCCGCAAACCTTTTGAGATTCCTGATGCGGCCGGGATGAAGGCCTTGAACGAGGGACGGGTGAACCCCAGCGCCAGCTGGACCATCCCGGGCACCTCCATCACCCTGACGGATGAGGGTACAGAAGGAGGCCGGGATCGCGGCTACCTCTTCTCCGCCTTCACGGTGGCGCAGATCCCCAGCCTCTACGAGGAGATCAAGAATCAGCGTGCGCCTTCCGCCGGCGAGTCCAGCCTCCTGACGCCAGCGATCTATGACGCCTTCAGCCTCAGGCCTGGCCACATCCTGCCGCCCAAGTGGTACCTGAGCATTCCCGCTGGCTTCCGGCAGACGGTGCTGGAGTCCCATCTCTGGGACCAGACCCTGTTCCAGATCGTGCTGGGGCTGTTGACGCTGGCGGCCTTCGCCTTCGTCCAGTTCCGGCTGGTGCTGGCTCTGCTGGCCACCTATCGGATGACCGAGCGGGCGGCCAGCAAGGCACCCACACCCATGCAGATCTGGCAGGTCGACAACATCGCCTGGCACCGGGTGCTGCTGGCTGGTGTTGCCCTGCCGATGATCCGTCTGGTGGAACTGCTGCTCGATCACTACGTGAACGTCACCGGCCTGCCCCTGCAGGTGCTGATGTACCTGCTCTATACGGTCTATTTCTGCTGGGCGGGCTTGTTCAGTTTCTTCCTGATGGAGGCCCTCGGCCGCAGTCTGGCGGAGTGGATCACGATTCTGCGCGGCCGACGCAATCCCCTCCAGTTGAGCCGCGTCAGCAATCTGGTGATGCCCGTCTGCAGGGTGCTGGGGGCCATCTTCGGCGTCTCCCTGATGTACCGGCTGCTGATCCTGCTGGGCCTGCCGGGCTCCACCGTGCTGGCCTTTTCCGCCGTGCCCGGCCTGGCCATCGGCCTGGGCGCCTCGAAGTTGCTGGGCAACCTGTTCGCCGGTCTGTCGATCCAGACCGACCGTCCCCTGCGGGTGGGGGAGTTCTGCCGCATCGGCAGCAATCTGGGCTATGTCACCAAGATCGGGCTGCGCTCCCTGGAGCTGCAGACCCACGAGAGTCGCATCACGATCCCCAATTCGGTCGTCGATGAGGAGACGATCGTCAACTATTCCCTGCGCTCGGATCAGTCTCCCGATCTGGTGTTGCATGTCTTTGAGCTGCACCTCCCCCTGCCGGCCGATCTCACCCCCGACCAGTTGGACGACCTGGTGCATTACGGCCGCCTGTATCTTCCCGAACTGCCTGGTCTGTCCGTCGCCCAGGTGTTCCTCGACCAGGCCCCTGGTGATGGTGAGTTGCTGCTGCGCTGCTGCGGGCAGATTCAAGCCCCCAACTGGACTGATTACCTCACCCTCAGGGAATTGGTCCTGCTGCGTTTGCGGCAGATCCTGGATCAGGTGATCCGATCCCGCATGGTGATCGGCGTGGCCTACGACACCACCGCGGAGCAACTGCAACGCATCCCTGGACTGATCGCCGGCCTGTTCGATCGCGAACCCCTGGCCACTTTCCGCGCCTGTCGCCTGATGGCCATCAACGACTTCAGCTACGACTTCACCTACGACTACCGCTCGTCCCAGCCCAACTATGCGGCGTTCAAGGATGAGATCGCCCGCCTCAACCGGTCCTTGCTGGCCCTGTTCGCTGCTGAAGGGATCGAGATCCCCTACCCCACCCAGGCGGAGATCCAGCTGAATGGCTGA
- a CDS encoding PCC domain-containing protein, with protein MHPLPLHLGAGSDLRASLEQLGTQAGASGFVLGVVGDLSQAAFQCPGQAEPTVLQGHLEIITLQGTVAPQGVHLHLSLSDGECQVWGGHLEHGSLVLRGADLLVGFLPTAAPQEPMAVTARPSDPVAPTQPRVEIAVRSGCPFSARALRMLRTLGIPHVVQLADDEGLRQEVAERSGRSSMPQVFIDGEPIGGYDALADLHGRGALDHLR; from the coding sequence ATGCATCCCCTGCCGTTGCATCTCGGAGCGGGCAGTGATCTGCGCGCCAGCCTCGAGCAGCTGGGCACCCAGGCCGGCGCCTCCGGGTTCGTGCTCGGGGTGGTGGGTGACCTCTCCCAGGCGGCCTTCCAGTGCCCGGGCCAGGCCGAACCCACCGTGCTGCAGGGTCACCTGGAGATCATCACCCTGCAGGGCACCGTGGCGCCCCAGGGGGTGCATCTGCACCTGAGCCTGTCCGATGGCGAGTGCCAGGTGTGGGGCGGCCACCTCGAGCACGGCAGCCTGGTGCTCAGAGGTGCCGACCTGCTGGTGGGCTTCCTGCCCACGGCCGCACCCCAGGAGCCAATGGCGGTAACGGCCCGGCCCTCGGACCCGGTCGCCCCCACCCAGCCCCGGGTGGAGATCGCCGTGCGCAGCGGCTGCCCCTTTTCGGCCCGGGCCCTGCGCATGCTGCGCACCCTCGGCATCCCCCACGTGGTACAGCTGGCCGACGACGAGGGTCTCCGTCAGGAGGTCGCCGAACGCAGCGGCCGCAGCTCCATGCCCCAGGTGTTCATTGATGGCGAGCCCATCGGCGGCTACGACGCCCTGGCCGATCTGCACGGCCGCGGCGCCCTCGACCATCTGCGCTGA
- the rimK gene encoding 30S ribosomal protein S6--L-glutamate ligase, with amino-acid sequence MRIVLLASNPDLYSNRRLIEAGEERGHHMQFLNIRQCYIRLDPRNPEVHYRGGDVLGTVDAVIPRIRPSVTFYGCAVTRQFESMGVPSLNSAQAITVSRDKLFASQEFVRAGLNTPVTGFADSPLDTVDLIRMVGGAPLIVKLLEGAQGKGVVLAETQKAAESVINALQSLDANLLVQEFIKEAGGTDLRCFVVGGKVVAAIERRAAEGEFRANLHQGGSARTVQLDAPEKQMAIKACKALGLDVAGVDILRSHRGPLLLEVNSSPGLEGIEAATGLDLAGKMIQKLERKLGWGRPAGQEAVAAP; translated from the coding sequence CTGCGGATCGTGCTGCTGGCCAGCAACCCTGACCTCTACAGCAACCGCCGCCTGATCGAGGCCGGCGAGGAGCGCGGCCACCACATGCAGTTCCTCAACATCCGCCAGTGCTACATCCGCCTGGATCCCCGCAACCCCGAGGTCCACTACCGCGGCGGTGACGTGCTCGGCACGGTCGATGCCGTCATCCCGCGCATCCGCCCCAGTGTCACCTTCTACGGCTGCGCCGTGACGCGCCAGTTCGAATCGATGGGGGTGCCGTCCCTCAACAGCGCCCAGGCGATCACCGTCTCCCGCGACAAGCTCTTCGCCTCGCAGGAGTTCGTCCGCGCCGGGCTCAACACCCCGGTCACGGGATTCGCCGATTCCCCGCTCGACACGGTGGATCTGATCCGCATGGTGGGCGGTGCCCCCCTGATCGTGAAGCTGCTGGAGGGTGCCCAGGGCAAGGGCGTGGTGCTGGCCGAAACCCAGAAGGCGGCCGAAAGCGTCATCAATGCCCTGCAGAGCCTCGATGCCAACCTGCTGGTGCAGGAGTTCATCAAGGAGGCCGGCGGCACGGATCTGCGCTGCTTCGTGGTCGGCGGCAAGGTGGTGGCCGCCATCGAGCGCCGGGCGGCCGAGGGGGAGTTCCGGGCCAACCTGCACCAGGGGGGATCGGCCCGGACCGTGCAGCTCGATGCCCCTGAAAAACAGATGGCCATCAAGGCCTGCAAGGCCCTCGGGCTCGATGTGGCTGGCGTCGACATCCTCCGCTCCCACCGCGGGCCCCTGCTGCTGGAGGTGAACTCCAGCCCCGGGCTCGAGGGGATCGAAGCGGCCACCGGCCTGGATCTGGCCGGCAAGATGATCCAGAAGCTGGAACGCAAGCTCGGCTGGGGCCGTCCCGCCGGCCAGGAGGCCGTCGCCGCCCCATGA
- a CDS encoding DnaJ C-terminal domain-containing protein: MKFKDYYASLGVERGASAEEIKKAYRKLARHYHPDVAKEAGAEERFKEISEAYQTLSDPEKRQAYDDLGRHRPGDEFHPSPEWETRFWRGGSQQEVDLADLFEQMGFGGFGGGSGGARRPGADFPIRGQDVEVATELTLEQAARGTEVSFSLSVPVLGADGRVEKQSRSGRIRVPRGVVEGERLRVPGKGGDGIAGGAPGDLYLEVRLAPHPRFRTVGHDLYLELPIAPWEAALGAEITVPSLDGPVAVSLKPGMRSGQKLRLAGKGLPHRRDGAGDLYGVIQIVLPEKIGEREQALYRELAEASAFHPRHHLEGPTDG; this comes from the coding sequence ATGAAGTTCAAGGACTACTACGCCAGCCTGGGGGTGGAGCGCGGCGCCAGCGCCGAGGAGATCAAGAAGGCCTACCGGAAACTGGCGCGCCATTACCACCCCGATGTCGCCAAGGAGGCGGGCGCTGAGGAGCGGTTCAAGGAGATCAGCGAGGCCTACCAGACCCTCTCGGACCCCGAGAAACGCCAGGCCTACGACGACCTCGGCCGCCACCGCCCCGGCGATGAGTTCCATCCCTCGCCGGAGTGGGAAACCCGTTTCTGGCGCGGCGGCAGCCAGCAGGAGGTGGACCTGGCCGATCTGTTCGAGCAGATGGGCTTCGGTGGCTTCGGTGGCGGCAGCGGCGGAGCCAGGCGGCCGGGGGCGGACTTCCCGATCCGCGGCCAGGACGTGGAAGTGGCCACCGAGCTGACCCTGGAGCAGGCCGCCCGGGGGACGGAGGTGTCGTTCTCGCTCAGCGTTCCGGTGCTGGGGGCCGATGGCCGGGTGGAGAAGCAGAGCCGCAGCGGCCGGATCCGGGTGCCCCGCGGCGTGGTGGAGGGGGAGCGGCTGCGGGTACCGGGCAAGGGGGGCGACGGCATCGCCGGCGGTGCCCCCGGCGATCTCTATCTGGAGGTGCGGCTGGCGCCCCATCCCCGCTTCCGGACCGTGGGCCACGACCTCTACCTGGAGCTGCCGATCGCCCCGTGGGAGGCGGCCCTGGGGGCCGAGATCACGGTGCCCAGCCTCGATGGCCCGGTGGCGGTGAGCCTCAAGCCGGGGATGCGCAGCGGCCAGAAGCTGCGCCTGGCCGGCAAGGGCCTGCCCCACCGGCGCGACGGGGCGGGCGATCTCTACGGTGTGATTCAGATCGTGCTGCCCGAAAAGATCGGCGAACGGGAGCAGGCGCTGTACCGCGAACTCGCCGAAGCCTCCGCGTTCCACCCCCGCCACCACCTCGAAGGACCCACCGATGGCTGA
- the arsB gene encoding ACR3 family arsenite efflux transporter: MDEDRAVLARLSLLDRYLPLWILLAMAGGLLLGRFFPAIQGWLDAVRIGNTSLPIALGLLLMMYPVLAKVHYEELGQAARDRRLLRLSLLLVWGLGPALMFALAWLFLPGQPEFRTGLILIGLAPCIAMVLIWIDLAQGDREAAALLVAINSIIQVLAYALLGGFYLKILPGWLGLATQDVAFSMVEIAAAVLVFLGLPLLAGYLSRRIGLRLKGPRWYEQRFIPFISPFALYGLLFTIVVMFALQGQAITADPLRLVGVAVPLLLYFVIMWSVAFTVGRRNGLSNAKTATLAFTAAGNNFELAIAVSISVWGVSSRQALAGSVGPLIEVPVLVALVYVSLWLQRRFPARAIG, from the coding sequence ATGGACGAGGACAGGGCCGTGCTGGCCCGCTTGTCGCTGCTCGACCGCTACCTGCCCCTCTGGATCCTGCTGGCCATGGCCGGCGGCCTGCTGCTGGGCCGCTTCTTCCCGGCCATCCAGGGCTGGCTCGATGCCGTGCGCATCGGCAACACCTCCCTGCCGATCGCCCTGGGGCTGCTGCTGATGATGTACCCGGTGCTGGCCAAGGTGCACTACGAGGAACTCGGCCAGGCGGCGCGGGATCGGCGCCTGCTGCGGCTGTCGTTGCTGTTGGTCTGGGGCCTGGGGCCGGCGCTGATGTTCGCCCTGGCCTGGCTGTTCCTGCCCGGCCAGCCGGAGTTCCGCACCGGGCTGATCCTGATCGGCCTGGCCCCCTGCATCGCCATGGTGCTGATCTGGATCGATCTGGCCCAGGGCGACCGGGAGGCGGCCGCCCTGCTGGTGGCGATCAATTCGATCATCCAGGTGCTGGCCTATGCCCTGCTGGGCGGCTTCTACCTGAAGATCCTGCCCGGCTGGCTGGGGCTGGCCACCCAGGATGTGGCCTTTTCGATGGTGGAGATCGCCGCGGCGGTGCTGGTGTTCCTGGGGCTGCCTCTGCTGGCCGGCTACCTCAGCCGCCGCATCGGCTTGCGGCTCAAAGGCCCCCGCTGGTACGAGCAGCGCTTCATCCCGTTCATCAGCCCGTTCGCGCTCTACGGCCTGCTGTTCACGATCGTGGTGATGTTCGCCCTGCAGGGCCAGGCGATCACCGCCGATCCGCTTCGGCTGGTCGGCGTGGCGGTGCCGTTGCTGCTCTACTTCGTGATCATGTGGAGCGTGGCCTTCACCGTGGGCCGCCGCAACGGGCTCAGCAACGCGAAAACGGCCACCCTGGCGTTCACCGCCGCCGGCAACAACTTCGAGCTGGCCATCGCCGTCAGCATCAGCGTCTGGGGGGTCAGCTCCCGCCAGGCCCTGGCCGGATCGGTGGGCCCGCTGATTGAGGTGCCGGTGCTGGTGGCCCTGGTCTACGTGTCGCTGTGGCTGCAGCGCCGCTTCCCGGCCCGGGCGATCGGCTGA
- the msrA gene encoding peptide-methionine (S)-S-oxide reductase MsrA: MRLSPRLTTAAALSALAVSLLVLPQIAAGLLPRLETSSAEAASLPDPATGFSLAAGPRATAVLAGGCFWGMEAVFEHVKGVTEVVTGYSGGTPATAAYERVSGGDTGHAEGIRITYDPARVSYGQLLKVFFAVAHDPTELNRQGPDVGSQYRSAIFPTDPEQRRVAAAYIAQLNRSGTLPRPIATTVEDWRGFTPAEAYHQDFVARNPAHPYVVIHDQPKVARFKLQFPELSR; this comes from the coding sequence ATGCGACTGTCGCCACGCCTCACCACAGCCGCCGCCCTCTCGGCCTTGGCTGTCAGCCTGCTGGTGTTGCCACAGATCGCGGCGGGCCTTCTGCCTCGCCTGGAAACCTCCAGCGCCGAGGCGGCCAGCCTGCCCGATCCAGCCACCGGGTTCTCCCTGGCGGCCGGCCCCCGCGCCACGGCGGTGCTGGCAGGGGGTTGCTTCTGGGGCATGGAGGCGGTGTTCGAGCATGTCAAAGGTGTCACCGAAGTGGTGACCGGCTACAGCGGCGGCACCCCGGCCACGGCCGCCTACGAGCGGGTGAGTGGCGGCGACACCGGCCACGCCGAGGGCATCCGCATCACCTATGACCCGGCCCGGGTGAGCTACGGCCAGTTGCTGAAGGTCTTCTTCGCCGTTGCCCACGATCCCACCGAGCTGAACCGCCAGGGTCCGGATGTGGGTTCCCAGTACCGCTCGGCGATCTTCCCCACCGACCCGGAGCAGCGCCGGGTGGCGGCGGCCTACATCGCCCAGCTGAACCGCTCCGGCACGCTGCCGCGGCCGATCGCCACCACGGTGGAGGACTGGCGGGGCTTCACCCCCGCCGAGGCTTACCACCAGGACTTCGTCGCCCGCAACCCGGCCCACCCCTACGTCGTGATCCACGATCAGCCGAAGGTGGCCCGGTTCAAGCTGCAGTTTCCTGAACTGTCCCGTTAG
- a CDS encoding DUF389 domain-containing protein has product MTSSPIAPSDDGRLAALQQEFEHEASFSQVFVVLTVGATLIATLGLLANSPGVVIGAMVVAPWIMPLQAMAFEILRGRIPMFLRALRTLLLGVVICVLLAMAVSHLVAFPSFGSEVMNRTSPNLLDLGVALVAGAVAMYAKLRKDAISALAGLAIAVALVPPMCVVGILLASSDWMQAYGALLLFATNLLGIMVGAMASLGTLEKVYRRRLFHSRLGLTSLALTALLVIPLGSSFFRLVNQTRQENKAQQLEAAIEQRLRSSTITLGGDPAIDMVGLSINWQQNPPLIRARVRVTDPELPTAGQVAAVQEFINKSQAPLRFRLVMQRTAVDLIGPDTAPNPPELEVLPPPPLPPLPRTPEAEELDEKGPEATP; this is encoded by the coding sequence ATGACCTCCTCCCCCATCGCCCCATCCGATGACGGTCGGCTGGCTGCGCTGCAGCAGGAGTTTGAGCACGAGGCCAGCTTCAGCCAGGTGTTCGTGGTGCTCACCGTCGGCGCCACCCTGATCGCGACCCTGGGCCTGCTGGCCAACAGCCCCGGGGTGGTGATCGGCGCCATGGTGGTGGCTCCCTGGATCATGCCGCTGCAGGCGATGGCCTTCGAGATCCTGCGGGGGCGGATTCCGATGTTCCTGCGGGCCCTGCGCACCCTGCTGCTCGGGGTGGTGATCTGTGTGCTGCTGGCGATGGCGGTGAGCCACCTGGTGGCCTTCCCCAGCTTCGGCAGTGAGGTGATGAACCGCACCAGCCCCAACCTGCTGGATCTGGGGGTGGCGCTGGTGGCCGGGGCGGTGGCCATGTACGCCAAGCTGCGCAAGGACGCCATCTCGGCCCTGGCCGGCCTGGCCATCGCCGTGGCCCTGGTGCCGCCGATGTGCGTGGTGGGCATCCTGCTGGCCTCCTCCGACTGGATGCAGGCCTACGGGGCGCTGCTGCTGTTCGCCACGAACCTGCTCGGGATCATGGTGGGGGCGATGGCGTCCCTCGGGACGCTGGAGAAGGTGTACCGGCGACGGCTGTTCCACAGCCGGCTGGGCCTCACCAGCCTCGCCCTCACCGCCCTGCTGGTGATTCCCCTGGGCAGCAGCTTCTTCCGCCTGGTGAACCAGACCCGGCAGGAGAACAAGGCCCAGCAGCTGGAGGCCGCCATCGAGCAACGGCTGCGCAGCAGCACGATCACCCTCGGTGGCGATCCCGCCATCGACATGGTGGGCCTGAGCATCAACTGGCAGCAGAACCCACCACTGATCCGGGCCCGGGTGCGGGTGACCGATCCGGAGCTGCCGACGGCCGGGCAGGTGGCCGCCGTGCAGGAGTTCATCAACAAAAGCCAGGCACCGCTGCGCTTCCGGCTGGTGATGCAACGCACCGCGGTGGATCTGATCGGACCCGACACCGCCCCCAACCCACCCGAACTGGAGGTGCTGCCGCCGCCGCCCCTGCCGCCGCTGCCGCGCACACCGGAGGCGGAGGAGCTGGATGAGAAGGGGCCGGAGGCGACGCCCTGA
- a CDS encoding ABC transporter ATP-binding protein, whose amino-acid sequence MSTPPSAYLELQAVEAWLGPRRVFEDLSLRLHRGEHTVVLGPNGSGKSSLVKLLSRELYPVVKPGSCLRIFGSETVNLWELRGRIGLVSQDLQAAYGGRVPAADVVLSGFFGSVGIGRSQVATSPQRQRVAALMAQLGLADLAERPYGQLSDGQRRRLLLARALVHGPEVLVLDEPTNGLDLKAKHQLLAILRDLAAAGTTLLLVTHQIEAILPEISRCVLLREGKVVGDGPAVQLLQDAPLSALFATPLRVCEANGYRQVLPAG is encoded by the coding sequence ATGAGCACCCCCCCTTCGGCCTACCTGGAGCTGCAGGCCGTGGAGGCCTGGCTGGGCCCGCGCCGGGTGTTCGAGGATCTCTCCCTGCGCCTGCACCGCGGCGAGCACACGGTGGTGCTGGGGCCCAACGGCTCCGGCAAGAGTTCGCTGGTGAAGCTGCTCAGTCGCGAGCTCTACCCCGTGGTCAAGCCCGGTTCCTGCCTGCGGATCTTCGGCAGCGAGACGGTGAACCTCTGGGAGCTGCGCGGCCGGATCGGCCTGGTGTCGCAGGATCTGCAGGCCGCCTACGGGGGCCGGGTGCCCGCCGCCGATGTGGTGCTCTCCGGTTTCTTCGGTTCGGTGGGCATCGGCCGCAGCCAGGTGGCCACCAGCCCCCAGCGCCAGCGAGTGGCGGCGCTGATGGCGCAGCTGGGGCTGGCCGACCTGGCTGAGCGCCCCTACGGCCAGCTCTCCGATGGCCAGCGGCGGCGCCTGCTGCTGGCCCGGGCCCTGGTGCACGGGCCCGAGGTGCTGGTGCTCGACGAACCCACCAACGGCCTCGATCTCAAGGCCAAACACCAGCTGCTGGCGATCCTGCGCGACCTGGCTGCTGCCGGCACCACCCTGCTGCTGGTGACCCACCAGATCGAAGCGATCCTGCCCGAGATCAGCCGTTGTGTGCTGTTGCGTGAGGGGAAGGTGGTGGGTGACGGCCCGGCCGTCCAGTTGCTGCAGGACGCCCCGCTCAGCGCCCTGTTCGCCACCCCCCTGCGGGTGTGCGAGGCGAACGGTTACCGGCAGGTGTTGCCGGCGGGCTGA
- the pstS gene encoding phosphate ABC transporter substrate-binding protein PstS, which produces MTPPQQRPLAHLRRACLPGGMAALTLTISACGTGGQGLPSLNGAGASFPAPAYQRWAADYKTSEGHLVNYQSVGSGQGVRSFLAGSVDFGATDEALSDEDFKAGTAGKRGAVQIPMLGGTISPAYNNPDCPGLKLTQAQLADIFLGKITNWSALGCPARPLTVVHRSDGSGTTFNFTNALACFSAEWKQKVGAGKAVQWPVGLAGRGNEGVAGVIQNTAGTIGYVNQAYLRGTVKPAALQNKAGQFVLPDATSGAAALNNIKLDARLGGEDCNPDGDGSYPIVAFTWILAFESGQGKEKAEAVRTFLLWALEEERQQQAAELGFVPLSGDVLKRAKEQVARIKG; this is translated from the coding sequence ATGACCCCTCCCCAGCAGCGGCCCCTTGCCCATCTCCGCCGGGCCTGTCTGCCAGGCGGGATGGCCGCCCTGACGCTGACCATCAGCGCCTGCGGCACGGGCGGGCAGGGGCTGCCGTCGCTGAACGGGGCCGGGGCCTCCTTCCCGGCGCCGGCCTACCAGCGCTGGGCAGCCGACTACAAGACCAGCGAAGGCCACCTGGTCAACTACCAGTCGGTGGGCTCTGGGCAGGGGGTGCGATCCTTCCTGGCCGGCTCGGTGGATTTCGGCGCCACCGACGAGGCGCTCAGCGACGAGGACTTCAAGGCCGGCACGGCCGGCAAGCGCGGCGCCGTGCAGATCCCCATGCTGGGCGGCACGATCAGCCCGGCCTACAACAACCCCGACTGCCCCGGCCTGAAGCTCACCCAGGCCCAGCTGGCCGACATCTTCCTCGGCAAGATCACCAACTGGAGCGCCCTGGGCTGTCCTGCCAGGCCCCTGACAGTGGTGCACCGCTCGGATGGGTCCGGAACCACCTTCAACTTCACCAACGCGCTGGCCTGCTTCTCAGCGGAATGGAAGCAGAAGGTGGGCGCCGGCAAGGCGGTGCAGTGGCCCGTGGGTCTGGCAGGCAGGGGCAATGAGGGCGTGGCCGGCGTGATCCAGAACACCGCAGGAACGATCGGTTACGTCAACCAGGCGTACCTGCGAGGCACCGTGAAACCGGCGGCCCTGCAGAACAAGGCCGGACAGTTCGTGCTGCCGGATGCGACGTCTGGCGCGGCAGCGCTGAACAACATCAAGCTCGATGCGCGCCTCGGTGGGGAGGACTGCAACCCCGATGGGGACGGCAGCTACCCGATCGTGGCCTTCACCTGGATCCTGGCCTTCGAGAGCGGACAGGGGAAAGAGAAGGCCGAAGCCGTGCGCACCTTCCTGCTTTGGGCGCTGGAGGAGGAGCGCCAGCAGCAGGCCGCTGAGCTCGGTTTCGTTCCCCTCAGCGGCGACGTGCTAAAGCGCGCCAAGGAGCAGGTGGCCAGGATCAAGGGCTGA
- a CDS encoding sulfite exporter TauE/SafE family protein, producing the protein MTLLIALAAVAFLYASVGHAGASGYIAVLALAGVPAPEIRAIALVLNVLVASVGTLQFVAAGHFRRDVFVPLALASVPAALVGGAIALPAVLLRQLIGAVLLFSAWRLVSQLPADPGAMRVPRRRVVALTGATLGLLAGLTGTGGGIFLTPWMILRSWLLPKQAAAVSVAFILVNSIAGLAGLVLRQGVAALPDPGALAPLAGVVLVGGTLGAYGGSRRFPSPWIRRLLAGVLVIAAWKLLAG; encoded by the coding sequence ATGACCCTGCTGATCGCCCTGGCGGCGGTGGCCTTTCTCTATGCCTCGGTAGGCCACGCCGGGGCCTCCGGCTACATCGCCGTCCTCGCTCTGGCGGGTGTGCCGGCCCCCGAGATCCGCGCCATCGCCCTGGTGCTCAACGTGCTGGTGGCCAGCGTCGGCACGCTGCAGTTCGTCGCCGCCGGCCACTTCCGCCGCGATGTCTTCGTGCCGCTGGCCCTGGCGTCGGTGCCCGCGGCCCTGGTGGGCGGGGCCATCGCCCTGCCGGCCGTTCTGCTGCGCCAACTGATCGGGGCGGTGCTGCTGTTCTCCGCCTGGCGACTGGTTAGCCAGCTGCCCGCCGATCCGGGGGCGATGCGGGTGCCCCGCCGCCGGGTCGTGGCCCTCACCGGCGCAACCCTGGGCCTGCTGGCCGGCCTCACCGGCACCGGCGGCGGCATCTTCCTGACGCCCTGGATGATCCTGCGCTCCTGGCTGCTGCCGAAGCAGGCCGCGGCCGTGTCGGTGGCCTTCATCCTGGTGAACTCGATCGCCGGCCTGGCCGGCCTGGTGCTGCGCCAGGGCGTGGCCGCGCTGCCGGATCCTGGGGCCCTCGCGCCGCTGGCGGGGGTGGTGCTGGTGGGCGGCACGTTGGGGGCGTATGGGGGCAGCCGCCGCTTCCCGTCCCCCTGGATCCGCCGGCTGCTGGCGGGGGTGCTGGTGATCGCCGCCTGGAAACTGCTGGCCGGCTGA